One Ricinus communis isolate WT05 ecotype wild-type chromosome 2, ASM1957865v1, whole genome shotgun sequence DNA segment encodes these proteins:
- the LOC8267985 gene encoding DNA-binding protein RHL1 isoform X1, with the protein MVRPSSKNNSNNSTEAADVKERKRLKKLSFSNHILSDTPIDAQSPLPPSKTVLKHHGKDITRKCQRKNRFLFSFPGLLAPIASGGKIGDLKNLGTKNPILYLHFPQGQLKLFGTIVYPKNRYLSLQFSRGGKNVMCEDYFDTMIVFSEAWWIGTKEENPEEARLDFPKQFLEVQGREVEYDFKGGAGAASALINKQVAHRSGMKYVEEESPDTELENDLLDEKSNLKDLKETTPVRHSERTTGKTFKFADVSSEEDAVESVPADIDVKEEGEEEKKVKSITSSTIVLDFDDEDATQGNHFSSQNHASAMSETNSRKLSESAVIATTSKEDLHSNRGSLVQATISTLFNKAHGKKKVEEKIEPRNSRKYQSSKGFYLTVAGQKSPHADLKRKNDQAGEPIKRGKVTRGKKAETGIEEKKKVYEVDDEDIEEFSSSTQGTEGSDEDWEA; encoded by the exons ATGGTGCGACCGTCCTCCAAGAACAACAGCAACAACAGTACAGAAGCAGCAGACGTGAAAGAGCGAAAGAGATTAAAGAAATTGAGCTTCTCTAACCATATACTATCCGACACTCCAATCGACGCCCAGTCGCCTCTCCCTCCGTCGAAAACGGTGTTGAAACATCACGGCAAAGATATTACAAGGAAATGTCAGAGAAAAAACCGTTTCCTCTTTTCATTTCCTGGTCTCCTTGCTCCTATTGCCTCTGGTGGCAAGATTGGCGATCTCAAAAACTTGGGCACTAAAAACCCTATTCTCTACCTCCATTTTCCTCag gGTCAATTGAAGCTGTTTGGGACCATTGTGTATCCGAAGAACAGATATTTATCATTGCAGTTCTCTAGAGGTGGCAAGAATGTTATGTGTGAGGATTATTTCGATACCATG ATTGTGTTTTCTGAAGCATGGTGGATtggaacaaaagaagaaaatccaGAAGAAGCTCGTCTTGATTTTCCTAAGCAATTTCTTGAG GTGCAGGGACGAGAAGTTGAATATGATTTTAAGGGTGGGGCGGGTGCAGCATCAGCATTGATAAATAAGCAAGTTGCTCACAGAAGTGGTATGAAATATGTAGAAGAAGAGTCCCCTGATACTGAGCTTGAAAATGACTTATTGGATGAAAAAAGCAATTTGAAAGATTTGAAGGAGACTACTCCTGTTCGGCATTCTGAGAGAACTACTGGAAAAACATTCAA GTTTGCAGATGTTTCTTCTGAAGAAGATGCTGTTGAGAGTGTTCCAGCTGACATAGATgtgaaagaagaaggagaagaagaaaagaag GTAAAATCTATTACTTCTTCTACCATAGTCCTTGACTTTGATGATGAGGATGCCACTCAAGGGAATCATTTTTCCTCACAAAACCACGCGTCTGCCATGTCAGAGACCAATTCTAGAAAGCTGTCTGAGTCTGCTGTCATAGCAACAACATCTAAAGAAGACTTGCACTCTAATCGTGGTTCACTTGTTCAAGCTACCATATCTACTTTATTTAATAAAGCacatggaaaaaagaaagtagaagAAAAG ATTGAGCCAAGAAATTCAAGGAAATACCAATCATCAAAAGGTTTCTACTTAACTG TTGCTGGTCAGAAGTCGCCGCATGCTGATTTGAAAAGGAAGAATGATCAG GCTGGAGAACCTATAAAAAGAGGAAAAGTGACTAGAGGCAAAAAAGCTG
- the LOC8267985 gene encoding DNA-binding protein RHL1 isoform X3, producing the protein MVRPSSKNNSNNSTEAADVKERKRLKKLSFSNHILSDTPIDAQSPLPPSKTVLKHHGKDITRKCQRKNRFLFSFPGLLAPIASGGKIGDLKNLGTKNPILYLHFPQGQLKLFGTIVYPKNRYLSLQFSRGGKNVMCEDYFDTMIVFSEAWWIGTKEENPEEARLDFPKQFLEVQGREVEYDFKGGAGAASALINKQVAHRSGMKYVEEESPDTELENDLLDEKSNLKDLKETTPVRHSERTTGKTFKFADVSSEEDAVESVPADIDVKEEGEEEKKVKSITSSTIVLDFDDEDATQGNHFSSQNHASAMSETNSRKLSESAVIATTSKEDLHSNRGSLVQATISTLFNKAHGKKKVEEKIEPRNSRKYQSSKVAGQKSPHADLKRKNDQAGEPIKRGKVTRGKKAETGIEEKKKVYEVDDEDIEEFSSSTQGTEGSDEDWEA; encoded by the exons ATGGTGCGACCGTCCTCCAAGAACAACAGCAACAACAGTACAGAAGCAGCAGACGTGAAAGAGCGAAAGAGATTAAAGAAATTGAGCTTCTCTAACCATATACTATCCGACACTCCAATCGACGCCCAGTCGCCTCTCCCTCCGTCGAAAACGGTGTTGAAACATCACGGCAAAGATATTACAAGGAAATGTCAGAGAAAAAACCGTTTCCTCTTTTCATTTCCTGGTCTCCTTGCTCCTATTGCCTCTGGTGGCAAGATTGGCGATCTCAAAAACTTGGGCACTAAAAACCCTATTCTCTACCTCCATTTTCCTCag gGTCAATTGAAGCTGTTTGGGACCATTGTGTATCCGAAGAACAGATATTTATCATTGCAGTTCTCTAGAGGTGGCAAGAATGTTATGTGTGAGGATTATTTCGATACCATG ATTGTGTTTTCTGAAGCATGGTGGATtggaacaaaagaagaaaatccaGAAGAAGCTCGTCTTGATTTTCCTAAGCAATTTCTTGAG GTGCAGGGACGAGAAGTTGAATATGATTTTAAGGGTGGGGCGGGTGCAGCATCAGCATTGATAAATAAGCAAGTTGCTCACAGAAGTGGTATGAAATATGTAGAAGAAGAGTCCCCTGATACTGAGCTTGAAAATGACTTATTGGATGAAAAAAGCAATTTGAAAGATTTGAAGGAGACTACTCCTGTTCGGCATTCTGAGAGAACTACTGGAAAAACATTCAA GTTTGCAGATGTTTCTTCTGAAGAAGATGCTGTTGAGAGTGTTCCAGCTGACATAGATgtgaaagaagaaggagaagaagaaaagaag GTAAAATCTATTACTTCTTCTACCATAGTCCTTGACTTTGATGATGAGGATGCCACTCAAGGGAATCATTTTTCCTCACAAAACCACGCGTCTGCCATGTCAGAGACCAATTCTAGAAAGCTGTCTGAGTCTGCTGTCATAGCAACAACATCTAAAGAAGACTTGCACTCTAATCGTGGTTCACTTGTTCAAGCTACCATATCTACTTTATTTAATAAAGCacatggaaaaaagaaagtagaagAAAAG ATTGAGCCAAGAAATTCAAGGAAATACCAATCATCAAAAG TTGCTGGTCAGAAGTCGCCGCATGCTGATTTGAAAAGGAAGAATGATCAG GCTGGAGAACCTATAAAAAGAGGAAAAGTGACTAGAGGCAAAAAAGCTG
- the LOC8267985 gene encoding DNA-binding protein RHL1 isoform X2, whose protein sequence is MVRPSSKNNSNNSTEAADVKERKRLKKLSFSNHILSDTPIDAQSPLPPSKTVLKHHGKDITRKCQRKNRFLFSFPGLLAPIASGGKIGDLKNLGTKNPILYLHFPQGQLKLFGTIVYPKNRYLSLQFSRGGKNVMCEDYFDTMIVFSEAWWIGTKEENPEEARLDFPKQFLEGREVEYDFKGGAGAASALINKQVAHRSGMKYVEEESPDTELENDLLDEKSNLKDLKETTPVRHSERTTGKTFKFADVSSEEDAVESVPADIDVKEEGEEEKKVKSITSSTIVLDFDDEDATQGNHFSSQNHASAMSETNSRKLSESAVIATTSKEDLHSNRGSLVQATISTLFNKAHGKKKVEEKIEPRNSRKYQSSKGFYLTVAGQKSPHADLKRKNDQAGEPIKRGKVTRGKKAETGIEEKKKVYEVDDEDIEEFSSSTQGTEGSDEDWEA, encoded by the exons ATGGTGCGACCGTCCTCCAAGAACAACAGCAACAACAGTACAGAAGCAGCAGACGTGAAAGAGCGAAAGAGATTAAAGAAATTGAGCTTCTCTAACCATATACTATCCGACACTCCAATCGACGCCCAGTCGCCTCTCCCTCCGTCGAAAACGGTGTTGAAACATCACGGCAAAGATATTACAAGGAAATGTCAGAGAAAAAACCGTTTCCTCTTTTCATTTCCTGGTCTCCTTGCTCCTATTGCCTCTGGTGGCAAGATTGGCGATCTCAAAAACTTGGGCACTAAAAACCCTATTCTCTACCTCCATTTTCCTCag gGTCAATTGAAGCTGTTTGGGACCATTGTGTATCCGAAGAACAGATATTTATCATTGCAGTTCTCTAGAGGTGGCAAGAATGTTATGTGTGAGGATTATTTCGATACCATG ATTGTGTTTTCTGAAGCATGGTGGATtggaacaaaagaagaaaatccaGAAGAAGCTCGTCTTGATTTTCCTAAGCAATTTCTTGAG GGACGAGAAGTTGAATATGATTTTAAGGGTGGGGCGGGTGCAGCATCAGCATTGATAAATAAGCAAGTTGCTCACAGAAGTGGTATGAAATATGTAGAAGAAGAGTCCCCTGATACTGAGCTTGAAAATGACTTATTGGATGAAAAAAGCAATTTGAAAGATTTGAAGGAGACTACTCCTGTTCGGCATTCTGAGAGAACTACTGGAAAAACATTCAA GTTTGCAGATGTTTCTTCTGAAGAAGATGCTGTTGAGAGTGTTCCAGCTGACATAGATgtgaaagaagaaggagaagaagaaaagaag GTAAAATCTATTACTTCTTCTACCATAGTCCTTGACTTTGATGATGAGGATGCCACTCAAGGGAATCATTTTTCCTCACAAAACCACGCGTCTGCCATGTCAGAGACCAATTCTAGAAAGCTGTCTGAGTCTGCTGTCATAGCAACAACATCTAAAGAAGACTTGCACTCTAATCGTGGTTCACTTGTTCAAGCTACCATATCTACTTTATTTAATAAAGCacatggaaaaaagaaagtagaagAAAAG ATTGAGCCAAGAAATTCAAGGAAATACCAATCATCAAAAGGTTTCTACTTAACTG TTGCTGGTCAGAAGTCGCCGCATGCTGATTTGAAAAGGAAGAATGATCAG GCTGGAGAACCTATAAAAAGAGGAAAAGTGACTAGAGGCAAAAAAGCTG